CCGCTGTATGCCAGTGCATCTCACGATAACTGCCGGCGGTGAGGCGCATGTTTACGCCCGCGATGTCTTTTGAAGAGGGCAGCACGCGCTCAGTCACTTCGTGGGTCCAACCACCCTCTTCGACACGCTTCTTGACGAGATCGAAGGAATACCACATCGGCATAACATCGCCATGATCGGTTGGCGGCGGAGTATTAGAGTTTGGGTTCAGGGCCAAAAGCCCCTTGTTCTCCTGTCCTGGATCACTGGACGAGTGATCCTGCTCGGCTTTCTGAGTGCTTACTTTTTCTTGGGCATGAGCAGTCAGGCCTGCGAATGCAGCTGTGGCCAGCGCTGCAGAACTTAGCCCTAGAAAGCTGCGGCGGTTTGGATGCTCCAGAGAGATTAAATCGTCTGTACGGTCATTCATCATCGCAACCTTTCGTCATAAGGAATAAATGGCATGTGAAACGATTCTGACAGTAGCGATACAGAACGGAAATGACAACTATCTCTTTATATATATCCGCCCATAGAATCGTGACAACAGCTATTGTGGTCCATCAGCCCAGGAAGAAGAGGCTGCTCACAGCCACTGGGCGCCGAAGGCACACGGCTTCAGCCATTTGGAAGTTACATCGAACTATGGCAGAGTTCTCTTCTGTTTAATATTGAATCCAAACTATCCCGTAAATAGAGCGGAGGTAAATCGCTCATCGATTAAGTTACCTTTGAGAACATTCTGATAACTCACTGCACAAAGCTACTATCAATAGACTTTGTGACAACGACTTGAAAATCTTTCCAAGCACAGGGAGCGTCCTCTCGTGCTCGACTGCACGCTGGTAAAAATAAGGACGCCTTGCTCGGGGGCGCAACGAGCGACAGCGGCAAACCGCTCCGCATCTGATTCGGAGTCTGTACAGTGTAGTAAGCTTTGACGAAATCTCCCTGACCAGCTCTCTGCCAAAGCTCAAAAACCAGGGCACCTCCAGGTGCTGCATCGTCCCGTTGATAGCCATTTATCAGCCAATGAAGGTCAAGTAACGCGGCAACATTTGCAATGTTTGTGTCATGTCCTACGAGGAGTGTCAGCTTATCGCCAGGAGTGCCAATCGCGCCTGTGACTGGCGTTCCATCTTCTGCCTGCTCCAGTGTTCTCAATATATGATTGAGAAGATTCGAGGCTTTTACACGTGCGACATACGGTGTGCGCTGAATCAACTCCGATGAAGCAGCATGCAGTGCCATGAAGGCTCGCATCTTGTCTTCATCCACACGGCCCCAACCCACATTTGTAGTTGGCATCCCCTCCAGATACTCCAGCTGAAAATCTTCAGCGAAAGTCGCCGCAGTGGTTAGTGGCCCCTTGATATCCGTCAAATGATCGCCACTTCCCTGCATCATGGATGCAGGAATTCCAAGCAGATCTTTCTTGCCCTCAGGTTTGCAATCATGCGCAGTGCACCCAATGAGTATCTGCTGCATCGCCTCTAATGACATTTGATAAGCCGGCAGCAGTGCTGCAGCATCGCCGCCCATTCGTCCTGCAACCGCGGAGTAGGCAAGTTGAGGATCTGGCTTGCCAATTCTCCCTCCTGGATGAAATGTTGCATCCTGCGTTCCAAGGGCTGCCGAATGAATATCGACCGTACAGCCCGATAACAATCCATCCGCAAGACCTCGGCCTGTTTCCAAAGTACGCTGATCTGTATCTGCATAGATAAAGACTGCCTTTGCATCGGCACATCCCTCCGAAGACAATAAACCTTTTGCCTCAAATGAAGCACGATAATAACTACCAAACTGGGTCATCAACATTTTTCCGTGCGCTGTAAGAAGGCCAGGAGCCACGGGCCATACCGGCCACGGATCCTTCGCATATTCATCCAGGCGTGTATTTGCCCAGGTTGGAGAACGAACACCATGACGCGTGAGAATAAGCACAAATTTAAGATGCTCATCAGGGCTAGTCTTCACCTGCGCATTGGATAGCTTATAGCCCGCCAGGATGAAGCATAAATAAAACAGGCATAGCAGTATCTTTTTCAAATCACATCTCCTTGAAACACATAGACTCTACCGGACAGCTTTACGGCAATTTATCTAACTAAAGCAGCGGTCAATTGATATCATCGTGCGCCGGTTTGATATACGCGCACTTCAGCAGGAAATGTCGTACCGGGAATGCCGATATAGAGTGACCGCTGCGAAGGAACAAGCAAACCTGTT
This DNA window, taken from Acidicapsa ligni, encodes the following:
- a CDS encoding histidine-type phosphatase, whose product is MKKILLCLFYLCFILAGYKLSNAQVKTSPDEHLKFVLILTRHGVRSPTWANTRLDEYAKDPWPVWPVAPGLLTAHGKMLMTQFGSYYRASFEAKGLLSSEGCADAKAVFIYADTDQRTLETGRGLADGLLSGCTVDIHSAALGTQDATFHPGGRIGKPDPQLAYSAVAGRMGGDAAALLPAYQMSLEAMQQILIGCTAHDCKPEGKKDLLGIPASMMQGSGDHLTDIKGPLTTAATFAEDFQLEYLEGMPTTNVGWGRVDEDKMRAFMALHAASSELIQRTPYVARVKASNLLNHILRTLEQAEDGTPVTGAIGTPGDKLTLLVGHDTNIANVAALLDLHWLINGYQRDDAAPGGALVFELWQRAGQGDFVKAYYTVQTPNQMRSGLPLSLVAPPSKASLFLPACSRAREDAPCAWKDFQVVVTKSIDSSFVQ